Sequence from the Nocardiopsis sp. YSL2 genome:
GAAGATCATGGTCATCGTCTCCGGCTGCGTGTGGCCGATCCTGCTCAACACCGTCGAGGGCGTACGGGCCGTGGACCCGGTCCTGGCCGACACCGCCCGCTGCTACGGCATCGGGGGCACCACCCGGCTGCGCGTACTCATCCTGCGCTCGGCCAGTCCGCAGATCATGGCGGGACTGCGCCTGGCCCTGGCCCTGGCCATCATCCTCATGGTCATCAGCGAGATGTTCGCCAGCTCCAGCGGCCTGGGCTTCGCCATCGTCCAGTTCCAGCGCAGCTTCGCCATCCCCGAGATGTGGGCGGGCATGGTGCTGCTGGGCCTGATCGGCTTCGCCCTGTCCGCGCTCTTCGAGCTCGCCGAGAGCCGCGTCCTGTACTGGTACCGCGGCCTGCGCGCCGCCCACCGGGGGGAGTGAGAGCCATGAACCACCAAGGAGAACACGGCACCATGCTCAAGGTCACCGGACTGCAGAAGATCTACCACGGGGGCGCCAAGGACGTGGAGGCCGTCCGCGACCTCACCTTCGACCTGGCCGAGGGCGAACTCGTGTGCCTGGTCGGCCCCTCCGGCTGCGGCAAGACCACACTGCTCAAGTGCATCGCCGGGCTCATGCCGCCCACGAGCGGCACGGTGGAGCTGGCCGGGCGGCCCGTCACCGCCCCGCCGCCCGACATGGCCGTGGTCTTCCAGGAGTACGGCCGCAGCCTCTTCGCGTGGATGACCGTGCGCGCCAACGTCGAACTCCCCCTCAAGGAGAAGAAGCTGACCAAGGCCCGCCGCGCCGAACTGGTCGCCGAGTCCCTGGAGGCCGTGGGCCTGACCGCGTTCGCCGACGCCTACCCCTGGCAGCTCTCGGGCGGCATGCAACAGCGCGTGGCCATCGCCCGCGCCATCGCCTACGAACCCCAGGTCCTGCTGATGGACGAGCCCTTCGCCGCGGTGGACGCCCAGACCCGCGCCGACCTGGAGGACCTCATCCGCACCATCTGGCGGCGCATGGGCGTCACCGTCCTGTTCGTCACCCACGACATCGACGAGGCGGTCTACCTGGGCGAGCGCGTCCTGGTCCTGTCATCCTCGCCCACCATCGTGCAGGATGACATCACCGTCGACCTGCCCGCGGAACGCGACCAGCTCACCACACGCCAGGACGAGCGCTTCACCGAACTGCGCGCCCGCGTCTACGCCGAGATCCAGCAGGCCAAGAACAGCGCCGGGGGCACATCCGCCGGCCCGGCCGACAGCGCCGCCGGAGCCGACCGCGCCTCGACCGCCGTGCACTGACCCGCGCGCACGACCACCCCGTCACCACCGTCGAAGGAGACACACCGTGACCCTGCTCGCCGACGACCACACCTCGGCCGTCTTCACCGGAACGTGGACCCCGGCCAAGGGCGGTGACGCGCCCGTGGTCTCACCGTCCACCGGAACCGTCCTGGGCCGCATCGGCATCGCCGACGGAGAGGACGTCCACGACGCCGCGGCCCGGGCCGCCCGGGCCCAGCGCGACTGGGCCGCGGCCTCCTTCGAGGAACGCGCCGCCGTGCTGCGCCGCGCCGGAGACCTGCTGGAGGCCAACGCCGAGGAGATCTCGGGCTGGCTGCGCCGCGAGGGCGGGGCCGCCGCCGGGATGGCGGGCTTCCAGG
This genomic interval carries:
- a CDS encoding ABC transporter ATP-binding protein; the protein is MLKVTGLQKIYHGGAKDVEAVRDLTFDLAEGELVCLVGPSGCGKTTLLKCIAGLMPPTSGTVELAGRPVTAPPPDMAVVFQEYGRSLFAWMTVRANVELPLKEKKLTKARRAELVAESLEAVGLTAFADAYPWQLSGGMQQRVAIARAIAYEPQVLLMDEPFAAVDAQTRADLEDLIRTIWRRMGVTVLFVTHDIDEAVYLGERVLVLSSSPTIVQDDITVDLPAERDQLTTRQDERFTELRARVYAEIQQAKNSAGGTSAGPADSAAGADRASTAVH